The nucleotide window GCGAACATCGAGTTCCTCCACAAGTGGCTCGAACACGGTATCACGGGCGTCACCTCCGAACACTACGGTGAACTGCTCCACGACGTCGCGGGCTATCAGGCGGCCGAGCTCTCGCCGCTGCTCCCCGCCGTGGTCTCGCTGGGGCTCGCACTTGCCGGTGCGGGACTGGCGTACACGCTTTACAGCGGTGGCTCGCCGGAGCCACACACCGACCGACTCGGCAGCATCAAAACGCTACTCATGAGCAACTACTACCAAGACGAGTATCAAGTCTGGCTGGCGGACGCGACCACGCGGGTCGCGCGTGCGGCCGATACGTTCGACCAAGGAGTCATCGACGGCGTCGTCAACGGCGTTTCGAGCGTGAGCCTGTTCTCGGGCAGTCGCATCAAGCGCGTTCAAACTGGGGTCGTCACCAACTACGCGGCGCTGCTCTCGCTCGGGCTGGTCGCGCTGCTGGTGGTCTTCGGCCTGCTCGGGGGGTGGTTCTGAATGATCATCGAACTCCTGCTCGCGTTCTGTCTCATCGGTGCGGTCGTGGTGTTCGTCCTGCCCGACGAGTACGCGCCGGTCGGCGCGCTCACCGCGAGCCTGTTCCCGCTCGTGACGAGTTTCGTCATGTGGTTCGGCTTCGACGGCTCGGGCAACGCCTTCCTCGAAGGCGGACAGCTCGCCTACGAGACGATGGTTCAGTGGATATCACTGGGTCCGTACGCCATCAACTGGCACGTCGGCGTCGACGGTATCAGCATGCCGCTGGTCGTTCTCGCCACGGTGCTGACGACGCTCGCGATCCTGACGGCGTGGACGCCGATCGACGAGCGGCGCTCGCAGTTCTACGGACTCATGCTGCTGCTCGAAGCGGGCCTGCTCGGCGTGTTCGTCGCGCTCGACTTCTTCGCGTGGCTCGTCTTCTGGGAGGTCGTGCTGGTCCCGATGTACATGCTCATCGGCGTCTGGGGCGGCCCGCGGCGCAAGTACGCCGCCGTGAAGTTCTTCGTCTACACCAACCTCGCGACGCTGGTGATGTTCCTCGGATTCATGGCGCTCGTGTTCGGGCTCGGTGACTCGGTGTCGACCCTCGACATGCCGGCGATCACACAGGCGATCCGCGCCGGCGAGCTCGGCTCGCTCGCGGGTATCGCGCCGGGGACGATCAAGAGCGTGGCCTTCGTCGCCATGTTCGCCGGCTTCGCGGTCAAGGTGCCGATCGTGCCGGTCCACACGTGGCTGCCCGACGCTCACGTCGAGGCCCCGACGCCAGCTTCGGTGATGCTGGCTGGCGCACTCCTGAAGATGGGCACCTACGCACTGCTGCGATTCAACTTCACGATGCTGCCGGACGTCGCGGCCGATTTCGCCCCGTTCATCGCGCTGCTGGCGGTCGTCTCGGTCATCTACGGTGCGATGTTG belongs to Halococcus qingdaonensis and includes:
- a CDS encoding complex I subunit 4 family protein, whose translation is MIIELLLAFCLIGAVVVFVLPDEYAPVGALTASLFPLVTSFVMWFGFDGSGNAFLEGGQLAYETMVQWISLGPYAINWHVGVDGISMPLVVLATVLTTLAILTAWTPIDERRSQFYGLMLLLEAGLLGVFVALDFFAWLVFWEVVLVPMYMLIGVWGGPRRKYAAVKFFVYTNLATLVMFLGFMALVFGLGDSVSTLDMPAITQAIRAGELGSLAGIAPGTIKSVAFVAMFAGFAVKVPIVPVHTWLPDAHVEAPTPASVMLAGALLKMGTYALLRFNFTMLPDVAADFAPFIALLAVVSVIYGAMLALAQQDLKRIVAYSSISSMGFVILGLVAYTEYGLGGATFQMLSHGLLSGLLFACVGVIYNTTHTRMVGDMSGLADRMPVTTGMFVAGSFGYMGLPFMAGFMGEYFIFQGSFAADFAGSMVFTAVAMFGIVIVAGYFLYAMQRTLFGEYRLETDYTVGRAAVHDIVPLAVLVVLVIVLGTAPNIFFDMITDAVGPMLGGGL